From Aegilops tauschii subsp. strangulata cultivar AL8/78 chromosome 5, Aet v6.0, whole genome shotgun sequence:
attggattagccgTTTAGAAATGGCATCAAAAATACGAACTCTGCTGTTTGGTTTGCGAAATTCtacgattttccaaattactctttattcatagggaattagagaaaactttcaacatgtggaaggagtGGTTTTACAGTAGCTTTCCAatgccatattatttgcctcattccgataaattgtttagaaatgcgatcgaaaatacgattcacgttttttgtatgaagaataaacggttttcaaaactgctcttaaaccgcttaaATTTTGCCAAAATtttaacttgggtcatgatacCGGTGTCCAtggctttccaacggtatattgCAAGCCACATTTGTACAATGTTGacggaagttcaacctagcactgagagaagttcaggtcgaacaactcagACAATAAAATTGCAAAAAACGCAATTTCATCACAACCCGAGAGCAAAATCCGCCAACGAGCGAGATTCCTATTAAAAACGGGTATTTAGTTGCTAAAAACGTTTTTAGATTACACTAACATCATATAGAACACAACTAACCAGAATAATTCGCGCGGGGAGAcacggttgcgaagatagcccgaaggtcgggttcGTACAGAGGGAAGTTCAAGCGCGTTATTCAGGCAGTTgaggttgtgatcagaatattattctgatcccgtgatcaaAATATTATTGTGATATATATGAGCATGGAGGGTATAAGCACTCTGGTCAAAAGCAACGTAGCTACTCTACACCAGATGTTGCTTGCGCCGCTAAAAACGAGGGGCCGCCGGTATCATGCCCATACCTACACTTACGTGATGCGGCTACAGATCAATCATCTACGAATGCTGCACGATTCTGCAGCCGAAATACATGCAAATGGGAGCCGTTGAGAATGAGACCACACCGACCGATCGATCGGGAACCCATGATGCAGGGGCCGCAGAGCAAGCAGCAAAGCAGTATCTGTTTCTCGCGGCCCAAAACCGTACGTAGCCGAAGGCGATAGCATTATCATGACGGGCACGGAGCCGCCCGCCAccgccctcccctcccctcccctccactCTGCAGCTGGCCACGAGTCCCGACCCCCATATCTTCCCGCCCCCTATAATTTACCCACGGACGGGCGGACCCCGTCGACCGCGCCAACAGGCAACGGAGTTAGAGAAGAGAGTTTGAGTTCCAGTGTTCCACCTCACCTCACCACCACGTACGCGCGAGCGCGCGCATGGCCGCGACGGCATGCGCCTACGGCTACGACGGCGGCCtggtgccgccgccgccgccgccggcgcagGCGATGGACGCGTTCGACGACAGCGCCCGAGGCCGCCGCCACTGTCCCATCATCCACGACCACTATTCCATCATCAACGGCCTCGTCatgcctccacctcctcctcctccgccgccgccgccgctaccaCCTTTCCATCTCCCTTCGGGCGCCAGCTCCAAGGCGGCAGCGTCTCGCCACCCCGGCCTCTGCACCGAGGGCCTCGGCTCGGAGAGCTCCGAGAGCTCGGGCGACCTCGACCTCGGCGACATCGTGGCCGACGACGACATTGAAGACTGCAAGAGGCGGCAGCAGGACGACCAGGAGGAGACGCTGATGCCGGCGAGGAAAAGGGTGTTCCCCCCGCCCATATCGGTCATCGGCGCCGCCGGGAAGCCGTGGCAGTACCTGAGGGCGCAGCGCGGGGGCGGCCGGCTGgtgctgcgggaggtgaggataCCGTCGCGGGAGCTGCTCCACGCCTGCCGGGAGGACGGCCGCCTCAAGCTCCACTTTGCCCACCCGGAGCCGGAGGAACATCACCATCTtgctgatgatgatgaggaggaggaatgcAACAACCAGCAGACTGCAATATAACAGTCAAAAGAGAAGAACCAACACAACAGGGATTTAGTTTCTTGGTTTAATAAGTTTTGAGTTATTATCGACAAAGAGTCCTAAGAGTGTCCTTCCAAAGAGATGTAAATATCGCAACAAAATTGGTCAGTTTTTGCATCCATCGTCGATCTACTGCTACTTCCTCTTCTGTCTGTCCAAGAAGAAGCAGATGCACGGGTCAAGGATTCAGTTACAAGAATCAGCAAGAGAAAGACGCATTTGTCCTCGACATAGTCGCAATGATGCTCCCCAGCTAAGGATGAGCGTGTGTACAGGCTGCAAAGCACTCTAGGCTCACAAGAACCCTGCATCGACTTGGTTTTTGGTGATGAAAAAGGAGCACCCGGCATGTGACAGTTGGTTGATAGGTCTGCATCACAGCCAAAGCAAATGGTATCTTGGGGGGTCAAAGATGCTGATTCCGCCAATTATGATCCACTACTTCATTGTCAGTAACTAAAATCAGTAACTGTATGAGTATAATCAAAATGTTTCAACAATTATAATTATTATCCTTCATGTTCAAACATTTTTGTTTCTGGTCACATCGTTACATGCTA
This genomic window contains:
- the LOC109780413 gene encoding uncharacterized protein; its protein translation is MAATACAYGYDGGLVPPPPPPAQAMDAFDDSARGRRHCPIIHDHYSIINGLVMPPPPPPPPPPPLPPFHLPSGASSKAAASRHPGLCTEGLGSESSESSGDLDLGDIVADDDIEDCKRRQQDDQEETLMPARKRVFPPPISVIGAAGKPWQYLRAQRGGGRLVLREVRIPSRELLHACREDGRLKLHFAHPEPEEHHHLADDDEEEECNNQQTAI